One segment of Candidatus Brocadiaceae bacterium DNA contains the following:
- a CDS encoding aminoacyl-tRNA hydrolase encodes MRIVVGLGNPGSKYRHTRHNVGWMALDEVAARRGGCREEDVPGGVLGRCGQLWLFKPLAYMNVCGPAIAGFCRRAGADLTDLLVLVDDLNLALGALRLRPRGSSGGHNGLESLIAALGTDGFARLRLGIGPVPDGVPWRDFVLGTFLPEQRPVVEEMAGQAARAALCWADSGVVEAMNRFNAVVRTEPDS; translated from the coding sequence GTGAGGATCGTGGTAGGCCTGGGCAACCCCGGCAGCAAGTACCGGCACACCCGGCACAACGTCGGCTGGATGGCGTTGGACGAGGTGGCCGCCCGTCGGGGCGGATGCCGGGAGGAGGACGTGCCGGGAGGCGTGTTGGGCCGATGCGGCCAGTTGTGGCTGTTCAAACCGCTCGCCTACATGAACGTGTGCGGGCCGGCCATCGCCGGGTTCTGTCGCCGGGCGGGAGCGGACCTGACAGACCTGCTGGTGCTCGTGGACGACCTGAACCTGGCCTTGGGCGCCCTGCGGCTGCGGCCGCGGGGCTCCAGCGGCGGGCATAACGGCCTCGAATCGCTGATCGCCGCCCTCGGGACGGATGGATTCGCGCGCCTTCGGCTGGGCATCGGGCCGGTCCCGGACGGGGTGCCCTGGCGCGATTTCGTGCTGGGGACGTTCCTGCCCGAGCAGCGACCGGTGGTGGAGGAAATGGCCGGGCAGGCCGCCCGCGCCGCGCTGTGCTGGGCGGACTCGGGCGTTGTCGAGGCCATGAACCGATTCAACGCCGTCGTGCGCACCGAGCCGGACTCGTAG
- a CDS encoding 30S ribosomal protein S1, which translates to MARRDILGEFGIDPEGIEKELQQALRSLTAEELEKSLDESVRDYSLDTILEGRVIGVSGDEVMVDVGYKSEGAVPRHEWEREEPKVGDVVEVLLEAIEDDAGLVQLSKRKADRIRNWERVVARYDEGDVVTGAVMRKIKGGLLVDIGVPVFLPASQVDIRRPGEIADYIGTKLTCRILKVDEDRRNIVVSRRQLIENQRKIMKARMLRQLAKGQIRPGKVKNIVDFGAFVDLGGIDGLLHITDMSWGRISHPSEIVAIDDLIEVMILNVDVEKEKVALGLKQKTASPWENIEQKYPVGAEVSGEVVNLMSYGAFVKIEEGVEGLVHISEMSWTRRINHPSEVVAIGDAVDVVVLGINKEKEEISLGMKQTEQNPWELVQKNYPPGTEVVGRVRNLTSYGAFIEIEEGIDGLLHVSDMSWTRKVSHPSEVVQKGETVRTVVLEVDPAKRRVALGLKQLEADPWEQDIPSRYQSGDLVRGRVTKLTSFGAFVEVEEGLEGLLHVSELSEKKIPSPEEIVDVGDVLDVRVIRVDAEARKIGLSLRTDGPVEDEGAPRIVIRSDQLEEAEDPAKMVQDAMSQAPQFERGREGVGPAARPATGLNIPLSVVSRHEEAPEAAPSETAEEQDPEEDDSFLTEELEALADGVEDETCEGGESETVVDEPGEEDEPGRTEGV; encoded by the coding sequence ATGGCTCGACGCGACATTCTTGGAGAATTCGGTATCGATCCCGAGGGGATCGAGAAGGAGCTACAGCAGGCCCTGCGCAGTCTGACGGCGGAGGAGCTCGAGAAGAGCCTGGACGAATCGGTCAGGGACTACAGCCTGGACACCATCCTGGAGGGCCGCGTGATCGGTGTCAGCGGCGACGAAGTGATGGTGGACGTGGGCTACAAGAGCGAAGGAGCCGTGCCGCGGCACGAGTGGGAGCGTGAGGAGCCGAAGGTCGGCGACGTCGTCGAGGTGCTGCTGGAGGCCATCGAGGACGATGCGGGCCTGGTGCAGCTCTCCAAGCGCAAGGCCGACCGCATTCGGAACTGGGAGCGAGTTGTCGCCCGCTACGACGAGGGCGACGTCGTCACCGGCGCCGTCATGCGCAAGATCAAGGGCGGCCTGCTCGTGGACATCGGCGTGCCCGTCTTCCTGCCGGCCAGTCAGGTGGACATCCGGCGGCCGGGCGAGATTGCCGACTACATCGGCACGAAGCTGACCTGCCGCATCCTCAAGGTCGACGAAGACCGCCGCAACATCGTCGTCTCGCGCCGGCAGCTCATCGAGAACCAGCGCAAGATCATGAAGGCGCGCATGCTCAGGCAGCTTGCCAAGGGCCAGATCCGCCCGGGCAAGGTGAAGAACATCGTCGACTTCGGCGCGTTCGTCGACCTGGGCGGCATCGACGGTCTGCTGCACATCACGGACATGAGCTGGGGTCGCATCAGCCATCCCAGCGAGATCGTCGCCATCGACGACCTGATCGAGGTGATGATCCTCAACGTGGACGTGGAGAAGGAGAAGGTGGCCCTCGGGCTGAAGCAGAAGACGGCCAGCCCCTGGGAGAACATCGAGCAGAAGTACCCGGTCGGCGCCGAGGTCAGCGGCGAGGTCGTCAACCTGATGAGCTACGGGGCCTTCGTGAAGATCGAGGAGGGCGTCGAGGGGCTCGTGCACATCAGCGAGATGTCCTGGACCCGCCGCATCAATCACCCCAGCGAGGTGGTGGCCATCGGCGACGCCGTGGACGTGGTCGTGCTGGGCATCAACAAGGAGAAGGAGGAGATCAGCCTGGGGATGAAGCAGACCGAGCAGAACCCCTGGGAGCTGGTCCAGAAGAACTACCCGCCGGGAACCGAGGTGGTCGGCCGTGTGCGCAACCTGACCAGCTACGGTGCCTTCATCGAGATCGAAGAGGGTATCGACGGTCTGCTCCACGTCAGCGACATGTCCTGGACCCGCAAGGTCTCGCACCCGTCGGAGGTCGTGCAGAAGGGCGAGACGGTCCGGACCGTCGTGCTGGAGGTCGACCCGGCCAAGCGGCGCGTCGCGCTGGGGCTGAAGCAGCTCGAGGCGGACCCCTGGGAGCAGGACATCCCGTCCCGCTACCAGTCCGGCGACCTGGTGCGCGGCCGTGTCACGAAGCTCACCAGCTTTGGAGCCTTCGTTGAGGTCGAGGAAGGCCTGGAGGGCCTGCTCCACGTCAGCGAGCTGAGCGAGAAGAAGATCCCGTCTCCGGAGGAGATCGTGGACGTCGGCGACGTGCTCGACGTGCGCGTCATCCGCGTCGATGCCGAGGCACGCAAGATCGGCCTCAGCCTGCGCACCGACGGCCCCGTCGAGGATGAGGGCGCCCCGAGGATCGTCATCCGCAGCGACCAGCTGGAGGAGGCCGAGGACCCCGCCAAGATGGTGCAGGACGCCATGTCGCAGGCGCCGCAGTTCGAGCGGGGACGCGAGGGCGTCGGGCCGGCCGCACGGCCCGCCACCGGTCTGAACATCCCGCTGAGCGTTGTGTCCCGGCACGAGGAGGCGCCGGAGGCTGCGCCGTCCGAAACGGCCGAGGAGCAGGACCCGGAGGAGGACGATTCCTTCCTCACGGAGGAACTCGAAGCCCTGGCCGACGGGGTCGAGGACGAGACCTGCGAAGGCGGTGAGTCCGAAACCGTCGTCGATGAGCCGGGCGAGGAGGATGAACCCGGACGGACCGAGGGGGTCTGA
- the ssb gene encoding single-stranded DNA-binding protein — protein MASLNRVFLMGNLTRDPELRYTPSGTPVCEFGLAVNRRYATREGEQREEVCFVDITMWGKRGVVISEYFTKGQPIFIEGRLKYDSWESAEGRRSKLVVVAENFEFLGGRGGSGGPGEPAGGRRPARGSDRRPGPPPDRDEPPPDEGYDVADDEIPF, from the coding sequence ATGGCAAGCCTCAACAGGGTCTTCCTGATGGGCAACTTGACCCGCGATCCGGAACTCCGCTACACTCCGAGCGGCACTCCCGTCTGTGAGTTCGGCCTGGCCGTCAACAGGCGCTACGCAACACGCGAGGGCGAGCAGCGCGAGGAAGTGTGCTTTGTGGACATCACCATGTGGGGCAAGCGCGGCGTCGTCATCAGCGAGTACTTCACCAAGGGCCAGCCGATCTTCATCGAGGGACGCCTGAAGTACGACAGCTGGGAAAGCGCCGAAGGCCGGCGCAGCAAGCTGGTCGTCGTGGCGGAGAACTTCGAGTTCCTGGGCGGCCGGGGCGGTTCCGGCGGCCCCGGCGAGCCCGCCGGCGGCCGGCGCCCCGCGCGCGGCTCGGACCGGCGCCCGGGCCCGCCGCCCGACCGTGACGAGCCGCCCCCGGACGAGGGATACGACGTGGCGGACGACGAGATTCCGTTCTGA
- the rpsF gene encoding 30S ribosomal protein S6, with amino-acid sequence MAPNLYEAMFVVDAARGTSAVPDIVRHIAGLLTRHEAQIERIELWEERKLAYPIQKAKRGMYFLVYFQAEPDAIAQIRHTVRLSEQILRVLVLRAEQVVPPKGQMYTPEGEPVAAPEGAAAPVRAPEAAAGQDGSPSEDDEDDEDDSDDE; translated from the coding sequence TTGGCACCCAATCTGTATGAAGCCATGTTCGTGGTCGACGCGGCCAGAGGCACCTCGGCCGTTCCCGACATCGTGCGTCACATCGCCGGCCTCCTGACCCGGCACGAAGCGCAGATCGAGCGCATCGAACTCTGGGAAGAGCGCAAACTGGCCTACCCGATCCAGAAGGCCAAGCGCGGCATGTACTTCCTCGTCTACTTCCAGGCCGAGCCCGACGCCATCGCCCAGATCCGCCACACCGTTCGGCTCTCGGAGCAGATCCTGCGCGTGCTGGTCCTGCGGGCCGAGCAGGTCGTGCCGCCCAAGGGACAGATGTACACCCCCGAGGGCGAACCCGTCGCCGCGCCGGAAGGCGCCGCTGCGCCCGTGCGGGCGCCGGAGGCGGCGGCCGGCCAGGACGGCAGCCCCTCCGAGGACGACGAAGACGACGAGGACGATTCGGACGACGAGTAG
- the rplI gene encoding 50S ribosomal protein L9, whose amino-acid sequence MEVLLRKDIEQLGRMGEVVRVADGYARNYLLPRRMAVPVTPDNVQEIQKARQARLQREQEELARVGRQAEMLDGHLCYITARATDKGHLFGSVSAQQIVDHLAQGGFEGIRATGVSLDRPIQELGDYNVEIMLHPKVRVTVLVRVAREDEEE is encoded by the coding sequence ATGGAAGTGCTTCTCCGCAAGGACATCGAACAGCTCGGCCGCATGGGCGAGGTCGTGCGCGTCGCCGACGGCTATGCCCGCAACTACCTCCTGCCGCGCCGGATGGCCGTCCCCGTGACGCCCGACAACGTGCAGGAGATCCAGAAGGCCCGCCAGGCCCGCCTGCAGCGCGAGCAGGAGGAACTCGCCCGGGTCGGCCGCCAGGCCGAGATGCTCGACGGCCACCTCTGCTACATCACGGCGCGTGCCACCGACAAGGGCCACCTGTTCGGCTCGGTCAGCGCCCAGCAGATCGTCGACCACCTCGCCCAGGGCGGCTTCGAGGGCATCCGCGCCACCGGCGTGAGCCTGGATCGGCCGATCCAGGAACTGGGCGACTACAACGTGGAGATCATGCTCCACCCCAAGGTGCGGGTCACCGTCCTGGTGCGCGTCGCCAGGGAAGACGAGGAGGAGTAG
- a CDS encoding ATP-binding cassette domain-containing protein, which translates to MDRVVLSLEEVTFRRAHARVLHGVSWTVRRGEHWAVLGPNGAGKTSLIMIATGYQPASTGRVFLLDGYFSEIVLPRARERVALVSAALGDVMLKHRGATTGLEVVLSGRYASLGFYARPEPEEMERARAVLRRMGLEHLADVRYSLMSTGQRQRCLIARSAMADCELAILDEPCAGLDVAAREDLLAALEAACRERPHVPRVLVTHHPEEIVPSISHVLLLRSGRSVAAGRKEDVLTEPNLEATFGIPLRLVRERGRTWIIPRGGDGRPCPEPDPPRPG; encoded by the coding sequence ATGGACCGCGTCGTGCTCAGCCTCGAAGAGGTGACCTTTCGCCGCGCCCATGCCCGGGTCCTCCACGGCGTCTCCTGGACGGTCCGCCGGGGCGAGCACTGGGCCGTCCTCGGGCCGAACGGCGCCGGCAAGACGTCCCTGATCATGATCGCCACCGGATACCAGCCCGCCAGCACCGGCCGCGTGTTCCTGCTGGACGGCTACTTCAGCGAGATCGTGCTCCCACGCGCCCGCGAGCGCGTGGCGCTGGTCAGCGCCGCCCTCGGTGACGTGATGCTCAAGCACCGCGGCGCCACAACGGGCCTGGAGGTCGTCCTGAGCGGCCGCTATGCGTCCCTGGGCTTCTACGCACGCCCGGAGCCGGAGGAGATGGAAAGGGCCCGCGCCGTCCTGCGCCGCATGGGCCTCGAGCACCTGGCCGACGTCCGATACAGCCTGATGTCCACCGGACAGCGCCAGCGGTGCCTGATCGCCCGCAGCGCCATGGCCGACTGCGAACTGGCCATCCTGGACGAGCCCTGCGCCGGGCTGGACGTGGCCGCCCGAGAGGACCTGCTGGCCGCCCTGGAGGCCGCCTGTCGCGAACGCCCCCACGTGCCCCGTGTGCTCGTGACGCACCACCCGGAGGAGATCGTGCCGAGCATCTCGCACGTGCTGCTGCTGCGCAGCGGACGGTCGGTCGCCGCCGGACGCAAGGAGGACGTGCTGACCGAACCGAACCTGGAGGCCACCTTCGGCATCCCGCTGCGCCTCGTGCGCGAACGCGGACGCACGTGGATCATCCCGCGCGGGGGTGACGGGCGCCCCTGCCCCGAGCCGGACCCACCGCGGCCCGGGTAG
- a CDS encoding RNA polymerase sigma factor RpoD/SigA: MRPEGQESALAAYLREVAAHPLLTKDRERELAVAHRRDGDAGARERLILSNLRLVVSIAREYAGRGVELTDLIAEGNLGLLHAVDRFDPERGVRFSTHATWWIRRAIRRAVRSSARTIRIPAYMADIVARAKQTQAELQGRLGREPSMEELADEMALSGPRALFLQRALAAEPASLYENLGDGPESDMSLAAMLAAPESDRPDRLVFERMEMEALRGVLEAIDEREARILSLRFGLGEDGPLTLRAAGRRMGLSRERVRQIEKEALGKLKEALGGQG; encoded by the coding sequence ATGCGGCCGGAGGGACAGGAGTCCGCACTGGCGGCCTACCTGCGCGAGGTTGCCGCCCACCCGCTTCTGACCAAGGACCGTGAGCGCGAGCTGGCCGTCGCCCACCGGCGGGACGGCGATGCCGGCGCCCGCGAACGGCTCATCCTGTCCAACCTCCGCCTCGTCGTCAGCATCGCGCGCGAGTATGCCGGCCGGGGCGTGGAGCTGACGGACCTGATCGCGGAGGGCAACCTCGGCCTTCTGCACGCTGTGGACCGGTTCGACCCCGAGCGGGGCGTGCGCTTCAGCACCCACGCAACGTGGTGGATCCGCCGCGCCATCCGCCGGGCCGTCCGTTCCAGCGCCCGTACCATCCGCATCCCCGCCTACATGGCGGACATCGTGGCCCGGGCCAAGCAGACGCAGGCCGAGCTTCAGGGCCGGCTCGGGCGGGAGCCCTCCATGGAGGAACTCGCCGACGAGATGGCCCTCAGCGGCCCGCGGGCGCTGTTCCTGCAGAGGGCCCTTGCGGCGGAGCCCGCCAGCCTGTATGAGAACCTGGGCGACGGCCCTGAGTCGGACATGTCCCTGGCCGCCATGCTGGCCGCCCCGGAGTCCGACCGGCCCGACCGCCTCGTGTTCGAGCGCATGGAGATGGAGGCCCTGCGCGGTGTTCTGGAGGCCATCGATGAGCGGGAGGCCCGCATACTGTCATTGCGCTTCGGACTGGGCGAGGACGGCCCCCTGACGCTGCGGGCCGCCGGGCGCCGCATGGGCCTGAGCCGCGAGCGCGTCCGGCAGATCGAGAAGGAAGCCCTGGGCAAGCTGAAGGAAGCGCTTGGCGGCCAGGGGTGA
- a CDS encoding DUF4230 domain-containing protein, with protein sequence MGTPNEPRASTFGLRGLLRVVGVVVLLAFGAVAARGLVKLRAAPFEWHTVQDATMEFLRQEQLLFLVTDRVVTRLDVSLKEGSLLMGWRESVLIGTVEFFCGIDLARIGPDALAWQDGTVVVTVPDPEVLKVAVDTGSLTLFSKRSGLIALRDQLSKRDVRAELERQLEVRARAFAREERLLPGRDDMVRRLNEWAAPLLAAQVNAGVRFR encoded by the coding sequence ATGGGCACGCCGAATGAGCCGCGTGCGTCGACGTTCGGCCTGCGGGGGCTGCTGCGGGTCGTGGGGGTCGTGGTGCTGCTGGCCTTCGGCGCGGTGGCCGCCAGGGGGCTGGTGAAGCTGCGTGCGGCGCCGTTCGAGTGGCACACGGTGCAGGACGCCACGATGGAGTTCCTGCGGCAGGAGCAGCTTCTGTTCCTGGTGACGGACCGCGTCGTGACGCGCCTGGACGTGAGCCTCAAGGAGGGCAGCCTGCTCATGGGCTGGCGCGAGAGCGTGCTGATCGGGACCGTGGAGTTCTTCTGCGGGATCGACCTTGCGCGGATCGGGCCGGACGCGCTGGCGTGGCAGGACGGTACGGTCGTGGTGACGGTGCCGGACCCGGAGGTGCTGAAGGTGGCCGTGGACACGGGTTCGCTGACGCTGTTCAGCAAGCGCAGCGGGCTGATCGCGCTCAGGGACCAGCTTTCGAAGCGGGACGTGCGCGCCGAGTTGGAGAGGCAACTGGAGGTGCGGGCGCGGGCGTTCGCGCGGGAGGAGCGGCTGCTGCCGGGCCGGGACGACATGGTACGGCGGCTGAACGAGTGGGCGGCGCCGCTGCTTGCGGCCCAGGTGAACGCCGGCGTGCGCTTCCGGTGA
- a CDS encoding 50S ribosomal protein L25 — protein sequence MDIAQLQAQPRDASGLRGCRRLRKQGLVPAVVYGRGEPNAMLSVRRGDVEKLLAEHSLIVQVLWDGHEENTQVREIQFDALGDHILHVDLQRISLTEVIVVRVPIEVHGEAAGVKAGGVLDVQLHEVEVECMPTAVPEKLRAEVAALEIGDDIRVSDLKLPDGVKVIDDADAVVVAVAPPADLEEKEAEGLGEETSAEPEVIGRAAAEGAGDEE from the coding sequence ATGGATATAGCACAACTGCAAGCTCAGCCGCGCGATGCCAGCGGGTTGAGGGGCTGCCGGAGACTGCGCAAGCAGGGCCTGGTGCCCGCCGTCGTGTACGGACGCGGCGAACCCAACGCGATGCTCAGCGTGCGGCGTGGCGACGTCGAGAAGCTCCTGGCAGAGCACAGCCTGATCGTGCAGGTCCTCTGGGACGGCCACGAGGAGAACACGCAGGTCAGGGAGATTCAGTTCGACGCCCTCGGCGACCACATCCTGCACGTGGACCTGCAGCGCATCTCCCTGACGGAGGTCATCGTCGTCCGCGTGCCCATCGAGGTGCACGGCGAGGCCGCCGGCGTGAAGGCCGGAGGCGTGCTGGACGTCCAGCTCCACGAGGTGGAGGTGGAGTGCATGCCCACGGCGGTGCCCGAGAAGCTGCGCGCGGAGGTGGCGGCGCTGGAGATCGGCGACGACATCCGCGTCAGCGACCTGAAGCTGCCCGACGGTGTGAAGGTCATCGACGACGCGGACGCCGTCGTGGTCGCCGTGGCCCCGCCGGCCGACCTGGAAGAGAAGGAAGCCGAAGGGCTGGGCGAGGAGACGTCGGCCGAGCCCGAGGTCATCGGCCGGGCGGCCGCTGAAGGCGCGGGCGACGAGGAATAG
- a CDS encoding 1-acyl-sn-glycerol-3-phosphate acyltransferase, with protein MDLGRRVSWATRSVGVVVVRAPMTAWLRPRHFNVPDLRRFRGGLLIASNHESFFDPVLVGMGLPVPIYYLARRSLFRVPVFGQLIHTVGARPVSRDAVDSQSLRLMLTLLRKGQRLLMFPEGTRTRDGSLGPFKRGVAAVAARVGVPVLPVAVAGAREAWPASRVLPRTGRTAVAYGEPMVSRGVDPDELTARLRAEVRRLRAFLRLYLGLDPVPAQ; from the coding sequence GTGGACCTCGGCAGACGCGTCAGTTGGGCGACTCGCTCGGTCGGGGTCGTGGTGGTTCGCGCCCCGATGACGGCCTGGCTGCGGCCGCGGCACTTCAACGTGCCCGACCTGCGCCGGTTCCGGGGCGGCCTGCTGATCGCCTCGAACCACGAGAGCTTCTTCGACCCGGTGCTGGTCGGCATGGGGCTGCCCGTGCCGATCTACTACCTGGCGCGGCGGAGCCTGTTCCGGGTGCCTGTGTTCGGCCAGCTCATCCATACCGTCGGTGCCCGGCCGGTCAGCCGGGACGCGGTGGACAGCCAGTCGTTGCGGCTGATGCTGACGCTGCTGCGGAAGGGGCAGCGGCTGCTGATGTTCCCGGAGGGGACGCGCACGCGCGACGGCTCTCTGGGGCCGTTCAAGCGCGGCGTGGCCGCCGTGGCCGCGCGCGTGGGCGTGCCGGTGCTGCCGGTGGCCGTGGCGGGCGCGCGGGAGGCCTGGCCGGCCTCGCGCGTGCTGCCGCGCACCGGGCGCACCGCCGTGGCCTACGGGGAGCCGATGGTTTCGCGCGGCGTGGATCCGGACGAATTGACGGCGCGATTGCGTGCCGAGGTCCGTCGGCTTCGGGCCTTTCTGCGGCTGTATCTGGGCCTGGACCCGGTGCCGGCGCAATGA
- a CDS encoding nitroreductase, protein MDVFEAIELRRSVRAWADRPVEDEKVRRVLEAARLAPSARNLQEWKFVVVRDAELRRQLTEAANGQAFVGDAPVVIAACATSHDHVMSCGHPSFLVDLSIALEHIALAARAVGLGTCWVGAFSQDAVRRILGIPDSVQVVELMPLGYPAAWPGPRGRKAFDEVVCCDRWSD, encoded by the coding sequence ATGGACGTGTTCGAGGCGATCGAGTTGCGTCGCAGCGTGCGGGCCTGGGCCGACCGTCCCGTGGAGGACGAGAAGGTGCGCCGCGTGCTCGAGGCGGCCCGGCTGGCGCCGTCTGCGCGGAACCTCCAGGAGTGGAAGTTCGTGGTCGTCCGGGACGCCGAGCTGCGGCGGCAGTTGACCGAGGCGGCCAACGGGCAGGCGTTCGTCGGGGACGCGCCCGTGGTCATTGCGGCGTGCGCGACGTCGCACGACCACGTGATGTCGTGCGGGCACCCGAGCTTCCTTGTGGACCTGTCGATTGCGCTCGAACACATCGCGCTGGCGGCGCGGGCGGTCGGGCTGGGGACCTGCTGGGTCGGGGCGTTCAGCCAGGACGCGGTGCGCCGGATCCTGGGCATTCCGGACTCGGTGCAGGTCGTGGAGCTGATGCCGCTGGGGTATCCGGCGGCCTGGCCCGGCCCGCGTGGCCGCAAGGCCTTCGACGAGGTCGTCTGCTGCGACCGCTGGAGCGACTGA
- a CDS encoding TIGR00730 family Rossman fold protein has translation MGGSGRDGSSGRPVRAPRSGTRSVRADFELLDASRQTREFTGTDTWRVFRIMSEFVEGFEELSRLGPAVSVFGGARVTESDPWYDVARQTARLLAESSITVITGGGPGIMEAANRGAREGGGISVGLNIELPHEQAPNPYTDQMLEFHYFFVRKVMFLKYSVGFILLPGGFGTLDEMFEALTLVQTKRNPNFGVVLVGRSYWQGLLDWLKVQPLGGGYIAPGDIDIMKLTDDPAEAVACVRRRLHEVARRAARQDDAQA, from the coding sequence ATGGGTGGAAGCGGTCGGGACGGTTCGTCGGGGAGGCCGGTGAGGGCGCCGCGCAGCGGCACGCGCAGCGTGCGGGCCGATTTCGAGCTGCTGGACGCCTCGCGGCAGACGCGGGAGTTCACGGGCACGGACACGTGGCGTGTCTTCCGGATCATGAGCGAGTTCGTGGAGGGCTTCGAGGAGCTGTCGCGGCTCGGTCCTGCGGTCTCGGTCTTCGGGGGGGCGCGGGTCACGGAGAGCGACCCCTGGTACGACGTGGCCCGGCAGACGGCCCGCCTGCTGGCCGAGAGCAGCATCACGGTCATCACCGGCGGGGGCCCCGGCATCATGGAGGCGGCCAACCGCGGCGCGCGCGAGGGCGGGGGGATCTCGGTCGGGCTCAACATCGAGCTGCCGCACGAGCAGGCCCCGAACCCCTACACCGACCAGATGCTGGAGTTCCACTACTTCTTCGTGCGCAAGGTGATGTTCCTGAAGTACTCGGTCGGCTTCATCCTGCTCCCCGGGGGCTTCGGGACGCTGGATGAGATGTTCGAGGCCCTCACGCTGGTGCAGACGAAGCGCAACCCGAACTTCGGCGTGGTGCTGGTCGGGCGCTCCTACTGGCAGGGGCTCCTGGATTGGCTGAAGGTCCAGCCGCTCGGGGGCGGCTACATCGCCCCCGGCGACATCGATATCATGAAGCTGACCGACGACCCGGCCGAGGCCGTGGCGTGCGTGCGCCGGCGGCTGCACGAGGTGGCCAGGCGTGCCGCGCGCCAGGACGACGCGCAGGCGTAG
- a CDS encoding adenine phosphoribosyltransferase, giving the protein MDLKSRIRKIADFPKPGIVFIDITTLIKDASGFQAAVDALAEPFAGEQVDVVMAAEARGFIFGGAVACRLGAGFVPVRKPGKLPAETVERSYELEYGTDTLTVHRDAIRPGQRVLVLDDLLATGGTAAACCDLVEELGGEVVACAFLVELSFLPGREKLAGRRVVALLDYPTEEP; this is encoded by the coding sequence ATGGATCTGAAGAGCCGCATCCGCAAGATCGCCGACTTCCCGAAGCCCGGGATCGTGTTCATCGACATCACGACACTGATCAAGGATGCCAGCGGGTTCCAGGCGGCCGTCGACGCCCTCGCCGAGCCGTTTGCCGGCGAACAGGTCGATGTCGTGATGGCCGCCGAGGCCCGCGGCTTCATCTTCGGCGGGGCCGTCGCCTGCCGGCTCGGCGCGGGGTTCGTGCCCGTCCGCAAGCCCGGCAAGCTGCCCGCCGAGACCGTGGAGCGGTCTTACGAACTCGAATACGGCACCGACACCCTGACGGTCCACCGCGACGCGATCCGGCCCGGCCAGCGGGTGCTGGTGCTGGACGACCTGCTGGCGACCGGCGGCACGGCCGCCGCCTGCTGCGACCTGGTGGAGGAACTCGGCGGCGAGGTCGTCGCCTGCGCCTTCCTGGTGGAGCTGAGCTTCCTGCCCGGCCGCGAGAAGCTCGCCGGCCGCCGCGTCGTGGCACTCCTGGACTACCCGACCGAGGAACCGTAA
- a CDS encoding (d)CMP kinase, whose translation MVITVDGPAAAGKSTVARRLARRLGFRYLDTGAMYRAATWKALQAGVDMADAAAVAAVAAGVRIELVPDGDGLRVICEGCDVTEAIRTPEVTESIYHVADLPAARRPLIEEQRRLGTRFDLVAEGRDQGTEVFPDADVKFYLDASLEERARRRLADMARADCPLSADEVMRQVAGRDDRDRTRPVGALRRTDEMIWIDSTRMSVDEVVEVMAAEISRRGLLPGLS comes from the coding sequence TTGGTGATCACTGTGGACGGGCCGGCGGCCGCCGGCAAGAGCACCGTAGCGCGACGGCTTGCGCGGCGTCTGGGGTTCCGTTACCTGGATACGGGCGCGATGTACCGTGCGGCGACCTGGAAGGCGCTGCAGGCCGGAGTGGACATGGCGGACGCGGCGGCCGTTGCCGCCGTGGCGGCGGGTGTGCGTATCGAGCTGGTGCCGGACGGAGACGGCCTGCGGGTGATCTGCGAGGGATGCGACGTGACGGAGGCGATCCGCACCCCCGAGGTGACCGAGAGCATCTACCACGTCGCCGACCTGCCGGCCGCGCGCAGGCCGCTGATCGAGGAGCAGCGCCGGCTGGGAACGCGGTTCGACCTGGTGGCCGAGGGCCGCGACCAGGGCACGGAGGTGTTCCCGGATGCCGACGTGAAGTTCTACCTGGACGCCTCGCTCGAGGAGCGGGCGCGGCGCCGTCTGGCGGACATGGCGCGGGCCGACTGCCCCCTGAGCGCCGACGAGGTGATGCGGCAGGTGGCCGGCCGCGACGATCGCGACCGCACCCGGCCTGTCGGGGCGTTGCGGCGCACCGACGAGATGATCTGGATTGACAGCACACGGATGAGTGTGGACGAGGTCGTCGAGGTGATGGCGGCCGAAATCTCCCGGCGCGGGCTGCTGCCGGGGCTCTCTTAG